In Natrinema versiforme, the following are encoded in one genomic region:
- a CDS encoding SWIM zinc finger family protein has protein sequence MSTDQPIHREQQQPHHDRSNTSDREQRYSGDVARLNGHELIAIDEWLPGREPTQYDHDLTDSSEYRTRYWCCRNCGQERNRRDEFRGQCETPAPPTPLEEGGYSINDPRTRRALSEDMDVHFATAGALYEIVSESGHTYEVDIEKETCSCPDFEQRQLESGCKHLRRVDLEIRTGLVPAPDGTFVR, from the coding sequence ACCGATCCATCGCGAGCAGCAGCAACCCCACCATGACCGCAGTAACACAAGTGACCGAGAGCAGAGGTATTCCGGAGACGTTGCTCGACTAAACGGGCATGAACTCATCGCAATCGATGAGTGGCTCCCAGGAAGAGAACCGACACAATACGATCACGATCTCACCGATAGCTCCGAGTATCGCACACGCTACTGGTGCTGCCGGAACTGTGGCCAAGAACGCAATCGTCGCGACGAGTTCAGAGGCCAGTGTGAAACACCAGCACCACCGACCCCACTCGAGGAAGGTGGCTACTCGATCAACGACCCACGAACTCGCCGTGCATTGAGTGAGGACATGGACGTCCACTTTGCCACGGCGGGCGCTCTCTATGAGATTGTGAGTGAGAGTGGACATACCTACGAGGTCGACATCGAGAAAGAGACGTGTAGCTGTCCAGATTTCGAGCAGCGCCAGCTAGAGAGTGGCTGTAAGCATCTTCGGCGTGTCGATCTCGAGATTCGAACCGGACTCGTCCCTGCACCGGATGGGACATTCGTTCGATAA